From Actinosynnema mirum DSM 43827, a single genomic window includes:
- a CDS encoding VOC family protein has product MSRHVQITFDCRSPKALSTFWREVLGYVHPGPPGVDLPEGADPLKAWDEFLERIGVPESERDDRSAIEDPEGRGPRLFFQRVPENKVVKNRVHLDVRVAPELRGEERMAALEAECARIVALGATRLGRTDPAPPLETGFIVVTDPEGNEFCLD; this is encoded by the coding sequence ATGAGCCGCCACGTCCAGATCACCTTCGACTGCCGCTCCCCCAAGGCCCTCTCCACGTTCTGGCGCGAGGTCCTGGGCTACGTCCACCCCGGCCCGCCCGGCGTGGACCTGCCGGAGGGCGCCGACCCGCTGAAAGCCTGGGACGAGTTCCTGGAGCGCATCGGCGTGCCGGAGTCCGAGCGCGACGACCGTTCCGCCATCGAGGACCCCGAGGGCCGCGGCCCCAGGCTGTTCTTCCAGCGGGTCCCCGAGAACAAGGTGGTGAAGAACCGGGTCCACCTGGACGTGCGCGTCGCGCCCGAACTGCGCGGCGAGGAGCGGATGGCGGCCCTGGAAGCCGAGTGCGCGCGGATCGTGGCGCTCGGCGCGACCCGGCTCGGCCGCACCGATCCCGCGCCACCGCTGGAAACCGGGTTCATCGTGGTCACCGACCCGGAGGGCAACGAGTTCTGCCTGGACTGA
- a CDS encoding DinB family protein, producing the protein MPALDWNLTLRDQWEFHWENQLRTRLAGLTDAEYSWSPTPDAWSVRPRGTSPAPVHAGAGDFTIDFAFPQPVPPPFTTISWRLGHVIVGVLAMRNAAHFDAPPASYETWDYAGTAAGALEQLETQLERWTEGVRGLDDTALTTPVGEKEPAFPERPMADLVLHIQRELIHHLSEVCLLRDLHHHTGAHR; encoded by the coding sequence ATGCCCGCACTCGACTGGAACCTGACCCTGCGCGACCAGTGGGAGTTCCACTGGGAGAACCAGCTCAGGACCAGGCTCGCCGGCCTCACCGACGCCGAGTACTCCTGGTCCCCCACGCCGGACGCCTGGAGCGTGCGCCCGCGCGGCACGTCCCCAGCCCCCGTCCACGCCGGAGCGGGCGACTTCACCATCGACTTCGCCTTCCCCCAGCCAGTCCCACCACCGTTCACCACCATCTCCTGGCGGCTCGGCCACGTCATCGTCGGCGTGCTCGCCATGCGCAACGCGGCCCACTTCGACGCACCCCCGGCCTCCTACGAGACCTGGGACTACGCGGGCACGGCCGCAGGCGCGCTGGAGCAGTTGGAGACCCAGCTGGAGCGCTGGACCGAGGGTGTGCGCGGCCTGGACGACACCGCGCTGACCACTCCGGTCGGCGAGAAGGAACCGGCCTTCCCCGAACGCCCCATGGCCGACCTCGTCCTGCACATCCAGCGCGAGCTGATCCACCACCTGTCCGAGGTCTGCCTGCTGCGCGACCTCCACCACCACACCGGAGCGCACCGATGA
- a CDS encoding LutC/YkgG family protein: protein MRGQAPARGSARTEVLARIRTALRDKPVATEVPRAYRRAGERGPGDVDLLAERLRDYRATVTFTSPADLPKTLSSLATGKVLAAPAIPQEWLPDAEREVTGLADLREFDAVVTCCRVAVAETGTIVLDHDAPDQAERAWTLVPDHHVVVVRRAQVVMGVPDAIAELTGVRTQTWISGPSATSDIELERVEGVHGPRQLDVVIV from the coding sequence ATGCGCGGCCAGGCCCCAGCACGGGGTTCGGCCCGCACCGAGGTGCTGGCCAGAATCCGCACGGCCCTGCGCGACAAGCCCGTGGCCACCGAAGTGCCCCGTGCCTACCGCCGGGCAGGCGAACGCGGCCCAGGCGACGTGGACCTGCTCGCCGAGCGGTTGCGCGACTACCGGGCGACCGTCACCTTCACGTCCCCGGCAGACCTGCCCAAGACCCTGTCCTCCCTGGCAACGGGCAAGGTGCTGGCCGCCCCGGCCATCCCGCAGGAGTGGCTGCCCGACGCGGAACGCGAGGTCACCGGCCTGGCGGACCTGCGCGAGTTCGACGCGGTGGTGACCTGCTGCCGGGTCGCCGTGGCCGAAACGGGCACGATCGTGCTGGACCACGACGCCCCGGACCAGGCCGAACGCGCGTGGACCCTGGTCCCCGACCACCACGTGGTCGTGGTCCGACGAGCCCAGGTCGTCATGGGCGTGCCGGACGCGATCGCGGAACTGACCGGCGTGCGCACCCAGACCTGGATCAGCGGCCCGTCCGCGACCAGCGACATCGAACTGGAACGCGTCGAAGGCGTGCACGGCCCCCGACAGCTCGACGTGGTGATCGTGTAA
- a CDS encoding lactate utilization protein B: MPGGTGNLTGEPFPRAAREALGNAQLRRNLGKATGTIRAKRARVVAELPDWDGLRAAGAAIKDEVLAGLDTHLLRLEQELTERGTTVHWARDAEEANRIVTDLVAATGSREVIKVKSMATAEIGLNEALAEAGISAVETDLAELIVQLGDDRSSHILVPAIHRNRAEIRDLFLREMPDVDPALTDDPRALAEAARAHLRRKFMTVDVAVSGANFAVAETGALVVVESEGNGRMCLTLPRTLISVVGVEKLVPRWQDLEVFLQLLPRSSTGERMNPYTSVWTGPTEGQTAHVVLVDNGRTATLADPDGRAALRCIRCSACLNSCPVYERAGGHAYGSTYPGPIGAVLSPQLTGVDRNPTLPYASSLCGVCYDVCPVAIDIPSMLVHLRERVVQAKPVTPESAAMRGLAWAMTSPGRWRRFLRAGRLGRLLGGRRGVIGRMPPPLAAWTDTRDLPRPPEQTFQDWWESR; the protein is encoded by the coding sequence ATGCCCGGCGGCACCGGGAACCTGACCGGCGAGCCGTTCCCGCGAGCGGCGCGCGAGGCGCTGGGGAACGCGCAGCTGCGCCGCAACCTGGGCAAGGCCACCGGCACGATCCGCGCGAAGCGGGCGCGGGTGGTCGCCGAGCTGCCCGACTGGGACGGGTTGCGCGCGGCCGGTGCGGCGATCAAGGACGAGGTGCTGGCCGGCCTGGACACCCACCTGCTGCGCTTGGAGCAGGAGCTGACCGAGCGCGGCACGACCGTGCACTGGGCGCGCGACGCCGAGGAGGCCAACCGGATCGTCACCGACCTGGTCGCGGCCACCGGCAGCCGCGAGGTGATCAAGGTGAAGTCCATGGCGACGGCCGAGATCGGGTTGAACGAGGCGTTGGCGGAGGCGGGGATCAGCGCCGTCGAGACGGACCTGGCCGAGCTGATCGTGCAGCTGGGCGACGACCGGTCGAGCCACATCCTGGTGCCCGCGATCCACCGCAACCGGGCCGAGATCCGGGACCTGTTCCTGCGCGAGATGCCGGACGTGGACCCCGCGCTGACCGACGACCCGCGCGCGCTGGCCGAGGCGGCGCGCGCTCACCTGCGGCGCAAGTTCATGACGGTGGACGTGGCGGTGTCGGGAGCGAACTTCGCGGTGGCGGAGACCGGGGCGCTGGTCGTGGTCGAGTCGGAGGGCAACGGCCGGATGTGCCTGACGCTGCCGCGCACGCTGATCAGCGTGGTGGGCGTGGAGAAGCTGGTGCCGAGGTGGCAGGACCTGGAGGTGTTCCTGCAGCTGCTGCCGCGCTCGTCCACCGGCGAGCGGATGAACCCCTACACGTCGGTGTGGACCGGCCCGACCGAGGGCCAGACCGCGCACGTGGTGCTGGTGGACAACGGCCGCACCGCGACCCTGGCGGACCCGGACGGCAGGGCGGCGCTGCGCTGCATCCGCTGCTCGGCGTGCCTGAACTCGTGCCCGGTGTACGAGCGCGCGGGCGGCCACGCGTACGGCTCGACGTACCCCGGCCCGATCGGGGCGGTGCTGTCCCCGCAGCTGACGGGCGTGGACCGCAACCCGACGCTGCCGTACGCGTCGTCGCTGTGCGGGGTCTGCTACGACGTCTGCCCGGTGGCGATCGACATCCCGTCGATGCTGGTGCACTTGCGCGAACGGGTGGTGCAGGCGAAACCGGTGACGCCGGAGTCGGCAGCGATGCGCGGCCTGGCGTGGGCGATGACGTCACCGGGCCGGTGGCGCAGGTTCCTGCGCGCGGGCAGGCTGGGCAGGCTGCTGGGCGGAAGACGGGGCGTGATCGGCCGAATGCCACCCCCACTGGCGGCATGGACGGACACCCGCGACCTTCCCCGCCCACCGGAGCAGACGTTCCAGGACTGGTGGGAGTCACGGTGA
- a CDS encoding (Fe-S)-binding protein produces the protein MRVALFVTCLVDGLFPQVGKATAALLERLGHEVVVPRGQTCCGQMHVNTGYAEQAVPVIRNHVRAFADADVVVAPSGSCAGSIRHQHAKVAAQHGHARLAERAEEVAGRTYELSEFLVDVLGVTDVGAYFPHRVTYHPTCHSLRVLGVGDKPLRLLREVRGIDLVELPGAETCCGFGGTFALKNSETSAAMLADKMSAVLSTGAKVLTAGDSSCLMHIGGGLSRLRSGTRALHLAEVLAGVAR, from the coding sequence GTGAGAGTCGCGCTGTTCGTGACGTGCCTGGTGGACGGCCTGTTCCCCCAGGTGGGCAAGGCGACCGCCGCGCTGCTGGAGCGGCTGGGCCACGAGGTCGTCGTGCCGCGCGGGCAGACCTGCTGCGGGCAGATGCACGTCAACACCGGGTACGCCGAGCAGGCCGTTCCGGTGATCCGCAACCACGTGCGGGCGTTCGCCGACGCGGACGTGGTGGTCGCGCCCTCAGGGTCGTGCGCGGGGTCGATCCGGCACCAGCACGCGAAGGTCGCCGCCCAGCACGGGCACGCGCGGCTGGCGGAGCGGGCCGAGGAGGTCGCGGGGCGCACCTACGAGCTGTCGGAGTTCCTGGTGGACGTGCTGGGCGTGACCGACGTGGGCGCGTACTTCCCCCACCGGGTGACGTACCACCCGACGTGCCACTCGCTGCGCGTGCTCGGTGTGGGCGACAAGCCGCTGCGGCTGCTGCGCGAGGTGCGCGGCATCGACCTGGTGGAGCTGCCGGGCGCGGAGACGTGCTGCGGGTTCGGCGGGACGTTCGCGCTGAAGAACTCGGAGACGTCCGCGGCGATGCTGGCGGACAAGATGAGCGCGGTGCTGTCGACCGGCGCGAAGGTGCTCACGGCGGGCGACTCGTCGTGCCTGATGCACATCGGCGGCGGGCTGTCCCGGTTGCGCAGCGGCACCAGGGCGCTGCACCTGGCGGAGGTGCTGGCGGGGGTGGCGCGGTGA
- a CDS encoding FadR/GntR family transcriptional regulator, giving the protein MSGFGVVLAHVEAELAAGRLVVGGQLPPERRLAGELGVSRSTVREAIRALQALGVVRSGVGSGPDAGTTVIADPAGGIGAALRLHLATRRLPLADLVGTRVLLEGASARAAAARGDAAELAAAGELLDRMDAPGIGAEEFHRLDADFHVALTRAAGNAVNTAVMTALRDAIHHTVLRAVAELPDWAGTARRLRAEHRAVLAAVLAGEEDAAAELVTAHVEGFHREWERAGRGDRGVDH; this is encoded by the coding sequence GTGAGCGGATTCGGGGTGGTGCTCGCGCACGTGGAGGCGGAGCTGGCGGCGGGCAGGCTCGTGGTGGGCGGGCAGCTGCCGCCCGAGCGCAGGCTCGCGGGCGAGCTGGGGGTGAGCCGCTCGACGGTGCGCGAGGCGATCCGGGCGCTCCAGGCGCTCGGCGTGGTGCGCAGCGGCGTCGGGTCCGGGCCGGACGCCGGCACCACGGTGATCGCCGACCCGGCGGGCGGGATCGGCGCGGCGCTGCGGCTGCACCTGGCCACCCGCAGGCTGCCGCTGGCGGACCTGGTCGGGACGCGGGTGCTGCTGGAGGGCGCGTCGGCGCGGGCTGCGGCGGCGCGCGGGGACGCGGCGGAGCTGGCGGCGGCGGGCGAGCTGCTGGACCGGATGGACGCGCCGGGCATCGGCGCCGAGGAGTTCCACCGGCTCGACGCGGACTTCCACGTCGCGCTCACCCGCGCGGCGGGGAACGCGGTGAACACCGCCGTCATGACCGCGCTGCGCGACGCGATCCACCACACCGTGCTGCGGGCGGTGGCGGAACTGCCGGACTGGGCGGGCACGGCGCGGCGGCTGCGCGCGGAGCACCGGGCGGTGCTGGCGGCGGTGCTGGCGGGGGAGGAGGACGCGGCGGCGGAGCTGGTGACCGCGCACGTGGAGGGGTTCCACCGGGAGTGGGAGCGGGCGGGCCGCGGTGACCGGGGTGTTGATCACTGA
- a CDS encoding LacI family DNA-binding transcriptional regulator, producing the protein MAGSAHRQVSVRDVATAAGVSVGTVSNVLNRPDVVSPGTRARVHAVMAELGFVRNESARQLRVGRGRALAYVMLDGGNPFFADVAQGVEEEAEANDLSLFLCNSDNRAERELTYLTRLEQQRVQGVLITPADPGAPILAELPARGTPVVIVDRTRGGGTHCTVAVDDVLGGELAVAHLLEAGHERVAFVGGPMTVGQVRDRREGALRALRGSSASLVDVPTAALTVAEGGEAGQRLSGLPASRRPTAAFCANDLLALGLLQHCVGTGLRIPEDLAIVGYDDIEFAAAAAVPLTSVRQPRRLLGRTAAALLLKEVREEGHRHEQVIFTPELVVRGSSRGR; encoded by the coding sequence ATGGCGGGTTCGGCGCACCGGCAGGTGAGCGTCCGGGACGTGGCGACGGCGGCGGGCGTGTCGGTCGGCACGGTCTCCAACGTGCTCAACCGGCCCGACGTGGTCAGTCCGGGGACGCGGGCGCGGGTGCACGCGGTGATGGCGGAGCTGGGGTTCGTGCGCAACGAGTCGGCGCGGCAGCTGCGGGTGGGGCGCGGGCGGGCGCTGGCGTACGTGATGCTCGACGGCGGGAACCCGTTCTTCGCGGACGTGGCGCAGGGCGTGGAGGAGGAGGCGGAGGCGAACGACCTGTCGCTGTTCCTGTGCAACAGCGACAACCGAGCCGAGCGCGAGCTGACCTACCTGACCCGCCTGGAGCAGCAGCGGGTCCAGGGCGTCCTGATCACCCCAGCCGACCCCGGCGCCCCGATCCTGGCCGAGCTGCCCGCGCGCGGCACCCCGGTGGTGATCGTGGACCGCACGAGGGGCGGCGGGACGCACTGCACGGTCGCGGTGGACGACGTGCTCGGCGGCGAGCTGGCGGTGGCGCACCTGCTGGAGGCGGGCCACGAGCGGGTGGCCTTCGTCGGCGGTCCGATGACCGTCGGCCAGGTCCGCGACCGGCGCGAGGGCGCGCTGCGGGCGCTGCGCGGCTCGTCGGCGTCGCTGGTGGACGTGCCGACGGCGGCGCTGACCGTGGCCGAGGGCGGGGAGGCCGGGCAGCGGTTGTCCGGCCTGCCCGCGAGCCGCAGGCCGACGGCGGCGTTCTGCGCGAACGACCTGCTGGCGCTCGGGCTGTTGCAGCACTGCGTGGGCACGGGCCTGCGCATCCCGGAGGACCTGGCGATCGTGGGCTACGACGACATCGAGTTCGCCGCGGCGGCGGCCGTGCCGCTGACGTCGGTGCGCCAGCCCCGGCGGTTGCTCGGCCGGACGGCGGCGGCGTTGCTGCTGAAGGAGGTCCGGGAGGAGGGGCACCGGCACGAACAGGTGATCTTCACACCTGAACTGGTGGTCCGGGGGTCGAGCCGGGGGCGCTGA
- a CDS encoding sugar ABC transporter ATP-binding protein, with the protein MPTQEPPPLEVRAVTKSFGAVAAVRGCSFPLHAGEAHALVGENGAGKSTVVNVLAGVHRPDSGALLVDGAPTTFGSPADAKAAGIAVIHQEPTLFPDLSVAENIAVGAHPLRRFRRIDRAAMRATARALFERLGVRLDADRPARGLSIADQQLVEIAKALAGNARVLVMDEPTAALSAIEVDRLFSVVRALQADGAAVLFISHRFEEITALCQRVTVLRDGAHVSTDPITEVTEDELVRRMVGREPDALFPKQAVTPGEVVLSVRGLTRTGVFADVDFDVRAGEIVALAGLVGAGRSEIVQAVFGVDRRDRGAVHVDGREVRPNSPRAAMAAGMALVPEDRRRQGLLVELSVQRNVTLPRSRELAVAGLLTGRAEHREALRWTERLRAKYGRLTDPVGTLSGGNQQKVVLAKWLATTPRVLIVDEPTRGVDVGAKAEVHRLVSALAAEGVAILMVSSELPEVLGMADRVLVVREGRLVAELPRERADEESVVAAAMGRAA; encoded by the coding sequence ATGCCAACGCAGGAGCCGCCACCGCTGGAGGTCCGCGCCGTCACCAAGTCCTTCGGCGCCGTCGCCGCCGTGCGCGGCTGCTCGTTCCCGCTGCACGCGGGCGAGGCGCACGCCCTGGTCGGCGAGAACGGCGCGGGCAAGTCCACCGTCGTCAACGTCCTCGCGGGCGTCCACCGGCCCGACAGCGGCGCCCTGCTCGTCGACGGCGCCCCGACCACCTTCGGCTCACCGGCCGACGCCAAGGCGGCGGGCATCGCGGTCATCCACCAGGAGCCCACCCTGTTCCCGGACCTGAGCGTCGCCGAGAACATCGCCGTGGGCGCCCACCCGCTGCGCCGCTTCCGCCGGATCGACCGCGCCGCCATGCGCGCCACGGCCCGCGCCCTGTTCGAGCGGCTCGGCGTGCGGCTCGACGCGGACCGGCCCGCGCGCGGGCTCTCCATCGCCGACCAGCAGCTCGTCGAGATCGCCAAGGCCCTGGCCGGGAACGCGCGCGTGCTGGTCATGGACGAGCCCACCGCCGCCCTGTCCGCCATCGAGGTCGACCGGCTCTTCTCCGTCGTCCGCGCCCTCCAGGCGGACGGCGCGGCGGTGCTGTTCATCTCGCACCGCTTCGAGGAGATCACCGCGCTCTGCCAGCGCGTCACGGTCCTGCGCGACGGCGCCCACGTCTCCACCGACCCGATCACCGAGGTCACCGAGGACGAGCTGGTGCGCCGCATGGTCGGCCGCGAGCCGGACGCCCTGTTCCCCAAGCAGGCCGTGACCCCCGGCGAGGTCGTGCTCTCGGTGCGCGGCCTCACCCGGACCGGGGTGTTCGCCGACGTCGACTTCGACGTGCGCGCCGGCGAGATCGTCGCCCTCGCCGGACTCGTCGGGGCAGGCCGCTCCGAGATCGTGCAGGCCGTCTTCGGCGTCGACCGCCGCGACCGGGGCGCCGTCCACGTCGACGGCCGCGAGGTCCGGCCGAACTCGCCGCGCGCCGCCATGGCCGCGGGCATGGCGCTGGTGCCCGAGGACCGCCGCCGGCAGGGCCTGCTGGTCGAGCTGTCCGTGCAGCGCAACGTCACCCTGCCGCGCTCGCGCGAACTGGCCGTGGCGGGCCTGCTCACCGGACGCGCCGAGCACCGCGAGGCGCTGCGCTGGACCGAGCGGCTGCGCGCCAAGTACGGCAGGCTCACCGACCCGGTCGGCACCCTCTCCGGCGGCAACCAGCAGAAGGTCGTGCTGGCCAAGTGGCTGGCCACCACCCCGAGGGTGCTCATCGTCGACGAGCCCACCAGGGGCGTCGACGTGGGCGCCAAGGCCGAGGTGCACCGGCTCGTCTCGGCGCTCGCGGCGGAGGGCGTCGCGATCCTCATGGTCTCGTCCGAGCTGCCCGAGGTGCTCGGCATGGCCGACCGGGTGCTCGTGGTGCGCGAGGGCCGCCTGGTCGCCGAGCTCCCGCGCGAGCGCGCCGACGAGGAGAGCGTGGTCGCCGCCGCGATGGGGCGCGCGGCATGA
- a CDS encoding ABC transporter permease: protein MTTTQEPLSPNDSWWSSITRARELGIVVGLVALVAVTASANPRFLSAQSLRDVLLGASILTVLAVGQTVVVITRNIDLSVGSVLGLSAFAVGSLVRDHPGTPVAAALLAGAGIGVACGLLNAVLVRYGGVPALVVTLGTLYAYRGLVHTWAGGGQITADELPRGFLAFADGGVLGVPWLVVVALVVTTAATVLLRDFRLGRELYAMGSSPRAAQLAGIRTGRNTLIAFAASGALAGLGGVLHAVRFGTVDAAAGTGFELTVVAAAVVGGVAVFGGSGTAWGAALGALLLTTIGSALPVLEIDQFWQQTIVGALILVAIGLDRLVALRAARALRKGGSRVR, encoded by the coding sequence ATGACCACGACGCAGGAACCGTTATCCCCCAACGACTCCTGGTGGTCCTCGATCACCCGCGCCCGCGAGCTGGGCATCGTGGTCGGCCTCGTCGCGCTGGTCGCCGTCACCGCCTCGGCCAACCCGCGCTTCCTGTCCGCGCAGAGCCTGCGCGACGTGCTGCTCGGCGCGTCCATCCTCACCGTCCTGGCGGTGGGCCAGACCGTCGTCGTGATCACCCGCAACATCGACCTGTCGGTCGGCTCCGTGCTGGGCCTGAGCGCGTTCGCGGTCGGCTCCCTGGTCCGCGACCACCCAGGGACCCCGGTCGCCGCCGCGCTGCTGGCCGGTGCGGGCATCGGGGTCGCGTGCGGGCTGCTCAACGCGGTCCTGGTGCGCTACGGCGGCGTCCCCGCGCTGGTGGTCACCCTCGGCACCCTCTACGCCTACCGGGGCCTGGTGCACACCTGGGCGGGCGGCGGGCAGATCACCGCCGACGAGCTCCCGCGCGGCTTCCTCGCCTTCGCCGACGGCGGGGTGCTGGGCGTGCCGTGGCTGGTGGTCGTCGCGCTCGTCGTCACCACCGCCGCGACGGTGCTGCTGCGGGACTTCCGCCTCGGCCGCGAGCTGTACGCCATGGGATCCAGCCCGCGCGCCGCGCAGCTGGCGGGCATCCGGACCGGCCGCAACACGCTGATCGCGTTCGCCGCCTCCGGGGCGCTCGCCGGGCTCGGCGGGGTGCTGCACGCCGTCCGCTTCGGCACCGTCGACGCCGCCGCGGGCACCGGGTTCGAGCTGACCGTGGTCGCGGCGGCCGTCGTCGGCGGCGTCGCGGTGTTCGGCGGCAGCGGGACCGCGTGGGGCGCGGCGCTGGGCGCGCTGCTGCTCACCACGATCGGCAGCGCCCTGCCGGTGCTGGAGATCGACCAGTTCTGGCAGCAGACCATCGTCGGCGCGCTGATCCTCGTGGCGATCGGCCTCGACCGCCTGGTGGCGCTGCGCGCGGCCAGGGCGCTGCGGAAGGGAGGTTCCCGTGTCCGCTAG
- a CDS encoding ABC transporter permease produces MSARRLLGWDAAIIVVALLAVALSSVLVDGFGTTRNAGYLVLDLLPIALLALPMTFVVITGEIDLSVASTLGLTSAVLGALWDAGLPIETIMPLCVLLGALLGAVNGLFVTVFTLPSLAVTIGTMALFRGLAFVVLGDSAVADYPASFTGWVTGSSGGVPNVLLPLALLAIAFTVVLHATPVGRAVYAAGAGQEAARFSGVRVDRLKFWLYVTSGAVAGLAGVLWTLRYSSARADNGAGLELAVVAAVLLGGVSIFGGKGAMPGVLAGVLLLGTLQSALRLSDVTNEALTIVTGGLLVVSVLLPNLLRAATRRRAGPASARPGAPTTTP; encoded by the coding sequence GTGTCCGCTAGGCGACTGCTCGGCTGGGACGCGGCGATCATCGTGGTGGCGCTGCTGGCCGTGGCGCTGTCCTCGGTGCTGGTCGACGGCTTCGGCACCACCCGCAACGCGGGCTACCTGGTGCTGGACCTGCTGCCGATCGCGCTGCTGGCGCTGCCGATGACGTTCGTCGTGATCACCGGCGAGATCGACCTGTCGGTGGCCAGCACGCTCGGTCTGACCTCGGCGGTGCTGGGCGCGCTGTGGGACGCGGGCCTGCCCATCGAGACGATCATGCCGCTGTGCGTGCTGCTCGGCGCGCTGCTGGGCGCGGTGAACGGGCTGTTCGTGACGGTGTTCACGCTGCCCTCGCTGGCGGTCACCATCGGCACCATGGCCCTGTTCCGGGGCCTGGCGTTCGTGGTGCTGGGCGACTCGGCGGTCGCCGACTACCCGGCCTCGTTCACCGGCTGGGTCACCGGCAGCTCCGGGGGTGTGCCGAACGTGCTGCTCCCGCTGGCGCTGCTGGCGATCGCGTTCACCGTGGTGCTGCACGCCACCCCGGTCGGGCGCGCGGTGTACGCGGCGGGCGCGGGCCAGGAGGCGGCCCGGTTCTCCGGCGTCCGGGTGGACCGGCTCAAGTTCTGGCTGTACGTCACCTCCGGCGCGGTCGCCGGGCTCGCCGGGGTGCTGTGGACGCTGCGCTACTCCAGCGCCCGCGCCGACAACGGGGCCGGGCTGGAGCTGGCCGTGGTCGCCGCGGTGTTGCTGGGCGGGGTGTCCATCTTCGGCGGCAAGGGCGCGATGCCCGGCGTGCTGGCGGGCGTGCTGCTGCTGGGCACGCTGCAGAGCGCGCTGCGCCTGTCGGACGTGACCAACGAGGCGCTCACCATCGTGACCGGCGGGCTCCTGGTGGTCTCGGTGCTGCTGCCCAACCTGCTGCGCGCCGCCACCCGCCGACGCGCGGGCCCCGCGTCCGCAAGACCGGGCGCGCCAACGACAACCCCGTGA
- the rhaS gene encoding rhamnose ABC transporter substrate-binding protein yields the protein MSPTPTARVRTAALVAALLVGLTACGGTTKGDGDPGAASGGPTASADPDAPLREGVKMAFLPKQLNNPYSDIEGEGGKEGVEELKGEFKLVGPNDASASSQVSYINTLIQQQQDVIGIAANDQNAVCPSLKQAREAGIKVVSFDSDAAKDCRDVFVNQATAQGIGEKLVEMASQLAGGSGEIAVLSATPNATNQNAWIAVVETELAKPQNSGLKLVKTVYGNDDDQKSFQEAQGLLQAHPDLEVIVAPTTVGIAAAARYVGSSSYKGKVAVTGLGTPNQMREHVKNGTVERFALWDPADIGYLAAHAGVALASGRITGAQGEEFTAGRLGDYTIGADGEVVLGPPTVFDAANIDQFDF from the coding sequence ATGTCCCCAACCCCCACCGCCCGCGTCCGCACCGCCGCCCTGGTGGCCGCGCTGCTGGTCGGGCTCACCGCCTGCGGCGGCACCACCAAGGGCGACGGCGACCCCGGAGCGGCGAGCGGCGGTCCCACCGCGAGCGCCGACCCGGACGCGCCGCTGCGCGAGGGCGTGAAGATGGCGTTCCTGCCCAAGCAGCTCAACAACCCGTACAGCGACATCGAGGGCGAGGGCGGCAAGGAGGGCGTCGAGGAGCTGAAGGGCGAGTTCAAGCTCGTCGGCCCCAACGACGCCAGCGCCTCCTCCCAGGTCAGCTACATCAACACGCTGATCCAGCAGCAGCAGGACGTCATCGGCATCGCCGCCAACGACCAGAACGCGGTGTGCCCCTCGCTCAAGCAGGCGCGCGAGGCGGGCATCAAGGTCGTCTCGTTCGACTCCGACGCCGCGAAGGACTGCCGCGACGTGTTCGTCAACCAGGCCACCGCGCAGGGCATCGGCGAGAAGCTCGTGGAGATGGCCTCGCAGCTCGCCGGCGGCTCCGGGGAGATCGCGGTCCTGTCCGCGACCCCCAACGCCACCAACCAGAACGCCTGGATCGCGGTCGTCGAGACCGAGCTGGCCAAGCCGCAGAACTCCGGGCTCAAGCTGGTGAAGACGGTCTACGGCAACGACGACGACCAGAAGTCCTTCCAGGAGGCCCAGGGCCTGCTCCAGGCGCACCCTGACCTGGAGGTCATCGTCGCCCCCACCACGGTCGGCATCGCCGCCGCCGCCCGCTACGTCGGCTCCTCCAGCTACAAGGGCAAGGTCGCCGTGACGGGCCTGGGCACCCCCAACCAGATGCGCGAGCACGTCAAGAACGGGACCGTGGAGCGGTTCGCGCTGTGGGACCCGGCCGACATCGGCTACCTCGCCGCGCACGCGGGCGTCGCCCTCGCCTCCGGCCGCATCACCGGCGCGCAGGGCGAGGAGTTCACGGCGGGCAGGCTCGGCGACTACACGATCGGCGCGGACGGCGAGGTCGTCCTCGGCCCGCCCACGGTGTTCGACGCCGCCAACATCGACCAGTTCGACTTCTGA